In Alphaproteobacteria bacterium, a single genomic region encodes these proteins:
- a CDS encoding sugar-transfer associated ATP-grasp domain-containing protein produces MSIEARPFTPAVAGATQPDDTEAHKAHSGGGHAVTRDQADWAKARPGAIDYLRHAQARSGRRPMELAREFLRLTRGRGRLTWPEYVQYGVYDTDRLSPAAQAEFITNTLHWPITHACCDMTWQATTEDKWLCARILAGTSVKMPRTLAVIDKSARSYPDTEKLSTTAALRDFFTTPGILPVFGKENRGICSFGAFLATDADGQAVHLKGHGPIDYKTFLERFVGETPYLLQESETNHPFFAPVTDALATIRLCVLAKDGAIGIPFAVLKLPARDNIADSFWRPGNLACALDPETGDILTVRSKDAFGTTDHPAHPETGTPLLGRTVPEWPRVLELARACAPVFAPLRYQSMDIAVTGNGPVLIEINTGGGFDLPQLASGRGFLTEAVADFFRASGYGKV; encoded by the coding sequence ATGAGCATAGAGGCGAGACCCTTCACACCGGCCGTGGCGGGCGCCACGCAACCGGATGACACTGAGGCGCACAAGGCACATTCGGGCGGCGGCCACGCGGTCACCCGCGATCAGGCCGATTGGGCCAAGGCCAGGCCGGGGGCGATCGACTATCTGCGCCACGCGCAGGCGAGAAGCGGCCGGCGGCCAATGGAGCTGGCGCGCGAATTCCTTCGCCTGACCCGCGGGCGGGGGCGCCTGACCTGGCCGGAATACGTTCAGTACGGCGTCTACGACACGGATCGTCTCAGTCCCGCAGCGCAGGCGGAATTCATCACCAACACCCTGCACTGGCCGATCACCCATGCGTGCTGCGACATGACCTGGCAGGCCACGACCGAGGACAAATGGCTCTGCGCCCGGATCCTGGCCGGGACCTCCGTGAAGATGCCGCGCACGCTGGCCGTGATCGACAAGTCGGCGCGTTCCTATCCCGATACCGAAAAACTTTCGACGACGGCGGCGCTGCGCGATTTCTTCACGACGCCCGGCATCCTGCCGGTTTTCGGCAAGGAGAACCGGGGGATCTGCAGTTTCGGTGCCTTCCTCGCGACGGATGCCGACGGTCAGGCGGTTCATCTGAAGGGGCACGGCCCTATCGATTACAAAACCTTCCTCGAACGCTTTGTCGGGGAAACGCCTTACCTTCTTCAGGAGTCCGAAACCAATCACCCCTTCTTTGCTCCTGTCACCGACGCGCTGGCGACGATCCGGTTGTGCGTGCTGGCAAAGGATGGCGCAATCGGGATTCCCTTCGCCGTGCTCAAGCTGCCGGCGCGGGACAATATCGCCGACAGTTTCTGGCGGCCGGGCAATCTTGCCTGTGCGCTCGATCCCGAGACGGGAGATATCCTGACCGTCCGCTCGAAAGACGCGTTCGGCACGACGGATCATCCGGCCCATCCCGAAACCGGCACCCCCCTGCTCGGCCGCACCGTGCCCGAATGGCCGCGGGTGCTGGAACTGGCCCGTGCCTGCGCGCCTGTCTTCGCGCCGCTGCGCTATCAGTCGATGGATATCGCGGTCACCGGGAACGGGCCGGTCCTGATCGAGATCAACACCGGCGGCGGGTTCGATCTGCCGCAGCTTGCGAGCGGCCGGGGATTCCTGACGGAAGCCGTGGCGGATTTCTTCCGTGCGTCCGGTTACGGGAAGGTCTGA